The sequence TGAGAGCCGGCCGGACCCGCGATACCCCCGAGCCATGCTCCTGAACGATCACATCGCAGCCGGCGGCGCGCAGTTCGATTTCCTGCGCTTCCGTCGCTTGTTCATCCGTAGACACGCGCGCATAGCCGATCAGGCGGCCCTGTGGTCGACGAGAAGCTTGTTTTTGCGTCTCAAAAGCCATTTGGAGCGCCTCCGAGCCGCCCGTCGTTCCGTTTTCCAAACATAGAAGATACGGATAAACGATCGGTTGTTTCCGACTCTTGACTTCTAGGCGCACAGTTGACTAGGAAACCAAATGCGGGTAGTTCCAAGTCAACTAGAGGGTAGTTGCCGTGTCGGTATCGGAGTTAGTGGCTCACACCGGCTATTGGATGCGGATGGTGTCGAATGCCGTCTCGCACGAGTTCGCCCGGAAGATCGCCACCAAGGACGTGACCGTTGCGGAATGGGCATTTCTGCGCACGCTCTACGATGTCGACGCCATGGCACCTTCGGATCTGTCTGCGAATATGGGCATGACCCGAGGCGCGATCAGCAAGCTTTCAGACAGGCTGCTCGCGAAGAAGCTGATCGGGCGGACGGAGAGCACTGAGGACAAGCGGACGCACACTCTGTCTTTGACGGAGGAGGGGAGGGGGATGGTTCCGATGTTGGCCGCGCTCGCGGACAAGAACGACACCGAGTTTTTTGGAGTTTTGACGGAAGAAGACCAGCAAACGCTCGACCGGATTCTCAAGGTTCTTGCCGAGAGAAGCAAGCTGGACAGCACGCCTGTAGACTAACTGCCGACGACCCCAGGACGTATCCACGTGAAAGGAGACCGCTATGGATGCGGGACGGATTGCTATTGCCCAGACCTGTCTCGACGCCGCCCATGATGGCAGTCTGAGCTTCCCCGAAATCGTCGGCAAACTGATCGCCGCCGGCTTCGAGGGCTATATGGTCGACTATCGGCGAGACACTCAGACCTACTATCTGCCGGACAGTGACAGCGTGATGCTCGATATGCCGTCGTCAGCAGGCGCAAGTGCCGCCACCTTCGACGCTGCTGGCGTGGAGAAGCTAGTGCGGTGAGCCCAAGCGAACGAGCCGGACTACTCCTACAAGGCTTTCTGTGAACGGGTGAAGGCAGCAGGATGCGCGGGGTATCTCGTCTCGTTCCTCGGTCGCCGGGTGGTCTACTTTGGACGGACCGCCGAAACCCACGTCGAGCACTTTCCTAACTGACCAGTTCGACGCCGTCCGCGATGTCGGACCGACTAACACGTCGGCACTCCGTGTCGAACCAGGGGCAGGAGAGGGGCTTTTCAGAGCCCCGACGCCTTGGTGAGGTTGACGCGGAACCTGTCACGACGGCGTTGGTATTTGCGCGTCATCTCAGCGCTGGCGTGGCCAAGCTGCTTCTGGACATAGCGCTCATCGACCTCGGCCGAGGAGGCGAGGCCAGACCGAAGCGAGTGTCCGGCGAACAGCTTGCCGCGCTGACCCTCGGGCAGGTCGCCGCGGACGCCGGCCGCCAGCGCGGTGCGCTTGACGAGGCGTGCGACCTCCTGGTCGTTGAGACGCTCCGATCCGACAGCCTTGCCCTGACCCGTCACACGGCGGAACAGGGGGCCGTGGGGAATACGCGCAAACTTCAGCCAGGTTTGAAGCGCCACGACGGGGCACGTTGCATCGGATGAGCCGCGGCCGACTTCTACCTCGCGCCAGCCGGTCTTTCCCCGCAACGTCAGCAAGATGCCTTTGTCCAGCATCTCCACCCAGCCAGAAGAATCCTCGGTCTGGTCACGACCGACGTCGAGGCCAACGACCTCGGAGCGGCGCAGGCCGCCGGCGAAGCCGAGCAGCAGCATGGCACGATCCCGCAGACCGCGCAGGGTGCCGCGGTCGAGCGTTTCCAGCATGGCGATGAGGTCCTCGGGCAGCACCGCTTCTTTCTGCCGCGGCGGGGCAGCGTGCTTGTTGCGAATGCCGGCCATGACGGTGGCAACGTGACGATCCTTGCGGTCCAGCGTTAGTCCGCGTTGGGAATAGTTCCAGGAGAGGGAGGAAAGCCGGCGTTCGATCGTCGACACGGAGTTCGGCTTCTTGTCGCCCGTCACCGTCCCGGAGGCACAGGCAGTGATGTAGAGGCCGACGGTTTGCGGGTCCGCTGGCAAGGTTTCCACACCCTGGCGCCGGCACCAGCTGGCAAAATGCTTCCAGTCCGAGGCGTATGCCCGGCGCGTATTGGTCGAGCTTGCCGCCTCGATGTAGGATCGCGCCCGATCGGCGAGGTGTTCGAGATGGCCGGGAACATGCGGTTGTTCGCCGCCAGCGACAACCGGAAGGGGAGGGGGCGAAGCTGGTCCCGTCTCGTCGGCCGCTGCATCCTCGGGAACCCGAACCCGGCCCATTTCCATGAGGAGGTCGACAATGTCGGGCAGGTCGTCAGGCGCGCCTTTATGAGACGCGGTGGCGGCCGACATCCGCGCCATGGAAACATCATCCGGCGCGCCCGTGCTGTGGGACGGTCCGGAGGGTCGCGTGTCGGATTGCCGGGTTTCATGAGACTCCGGATTGTTTGTTGTCAATGGTTTGTCCGTGACGCCATTGTGAGACTGAATCGGGGTTATTGAGACTGGCGATAAAACTGAGTCGGAATTTGTGAGACCAGATTGCAGCCAACCGGCGAAGCTGTCCACGGATCCCGACACCGGGCATGTAAACGTCGTAGAATTGGAGGTCATTATGGCAACTAAACCGAGGTTCAAGAGCGATGCCTTCGAGGCTATCCATAGCTCGGCCAACGCAATGTACAAAGTCGGAACGATCGACAAGGCGACGATGCGCAGTTTTGACGAAAGCTGTCTGACGACGCCGAACCTCGAACCCGATGAGATCAAGACGCTGCGCGAGAGCCACCACGTAAGCCAGCCGGTGTTCGCGCGCTATTTGAACACGTCGGAATCGACGGTGCAGAAGTGGGAAACCGGCGCCAAGCGGCCGAGCGGCATGGCCCTGAAGCTGCTGGCCATTGTCCGGAAGCACGGGTTGCAGATCCTGCAATAGGCGCTGGATAGCTTCCGGGTCATGAGCCTTCGGCGGAGCTGCCTTGTCGATGACGTAATTCTGCAATCGATTCGGGGTTATTGAGACTGACCTCGAAGGTGAGTCGGCGTTTGTCAGACCAGCTTCGGCCAGACGCGAGGTTGCCCCGTGGATCATGACGACGCCGATCCCGAGAGATGGGCCGAAGCCCGGCGGCGGGCGGAGATCCTGTCGAAAATGCCGTCGCGACCAGGCGACGTGGATGTCGGCGATGCGATGGCTGCGCTCGGGATCAGCCGGGCAACGCTGTTTCGCTGGCTGAAGCAGTTCCGCAAGGATGACCGCACAAGCGCGCTGTTGCCGCGTCGACGCGGCCCGGATGCGGGCATGCAGCCGCTGGAGCCGACAGTGCTCGCCATTGTCGAAAAGCATTTCCAGAAACTCTATGCCACTCGGCGAAAGCCCACACGGACGCGCTTTCAGCGCGAGGTGGCGGCGGATTGCCGAATGGCGGGATTGCAACCGCCCTCCATTCGCCGGCTCGGGCGCTGGCTTGCCATGCATGATCAGGCTGACCTCCTGCGTCGCCGCGAAGGTGCCAAAAGATCCGAGCCGGTTTTCCTGGCGACGCCGGGCGGACTGGAGGCCACAGCACCGCTCCACATCGTGCAGATCGACCACACCAAGGTCGACGTCACCGTGGTCGATCCGGTGACGCGGTTGCCGATCGGCAGGCCGACGCTGACGCTGGCCATCGACGTCAACACTCGGATGGTCATGGGGTACTATCTGTCGCTGGAAGCGCCGTCTCTCACGGTCGTGGCGCTGTGCCTGACCCATACGGTGATGGACAAGACTGGCTGGCTGGCTTCGCGCGGCATCGCGGCCGACTGGGCCGCGCATGGCATTCCCAGGACCATTCATGTCGACAACGGCGCCGAATTCCATGCGCGGGCCTTCGAGCGCGCCTGCGCCGAGCACCGCATCGACCTAACCTACCGCCCACCCGGCACGCCGCGCTTCGGCGGCCATATCGAACGGTTGATCGGCACGATGATGGGGGCGGTGCATCTCATTCCCGGCTCGCATTTCTCCAACATTCGCGAACGCGGCGATCTCAACCCGGAAGCCGAGGCGGTGATGACGCTGCGCGAACTTGAAACCTACCTCGCGCTGGAAATCGTTGGGTCCTACCATGCACGCATCCACAAGACCCTCGATCTGCCGCCGGCAACGGCCTGGCGAACCCGGATCGTCGAGGACACGGTGCGGATGCCGTCCGATCCACGGCAATTCCTGATCGATTTCCTGCCGTTCGAGGAGCGCACGCTGCAGCGCGACGGGCTGCATCTGTTCCATATCCGCTACTGGTCGGATGAGTTGCGCTGGCTAATGGGCCCAAATCCGCGGCGATTGCCCATCAAATATGATCCACGCGACCTGTCTTGCGTGTTCGTGGCGACAGGGGAGGCGTATCTGGATGTGCGGCCAGCCGACCGCACCCGTCCGGCGATCGCCTTGTGGGAGCACCAGGCGGCGCGTCGTGCGTTGCGGGCAGAAGGGCGCAAGGCCCTCGACGAGGATCTCATTTTTTCTACGATCCTCGCCCAGCGCGCTCTGGTCGACGAAGCGACGCGCACGACCAAGGCGATGCGAAGGGATCTTGCACGGCGCGAGCACCTTACCGCGACGATGATCGACATCACGCCGGAGATCGCCCCGATCGGCGACGACAGACCCCTGCAGCTACCCTATTTCGCGGTGGAGGAATGGGATGACTGAGGATTTCGAGCATCTGTTTCCCGCCAGCCGACAGGTCGCCGCGCTCAGCGCAGAGGAACGCATCCGCAGGATCCGCGCCGACCGCTGGATCAACTATCCGCGCGCCGAACAGGCGCTGCAAAAACTCGAGGAGCTGATCGTCTTCCCGCAGCGCGCCCGCATGCCTAATCTGCTCATTGTCGGCGCCAGCGGCATGGGCAAGACCATGATCGTGGAAAAGTTCTCGCGAGATCATCCCTCCAGTTTCGACGCGGTGACCGGATGCATGCACATGCCGGTGATCGTCGTGCAGATGGTGTCGGGGCCCGACGAGGCGCGGTTCTACAAGCGGTTGCTGGCGGCGATCGGCGCGCCCGAACCGCCGCGCGCAACGCTGTCAGTCCTGGAAAACCTGACCTTGCGCCTGCTTTCAGAAATCCGCCCCGGGCTGCTGGTCATCGACGAGGTGCACAGCCTGCAGGCCGGCTCGGTGCGCGAGCAGACGCGGTTTTTGAACATGCTGCGCTTTCTCGGCAACGAGCTCAGGATTTCGCTCGTCTGCGTCGGCACCCAGCAGGCGCGCAACGCGCTGCGCACCGACGATCAGCTGGTGCGCCGTTTCGAAGCCTTCGCGCTGCCGCCCTGGCAGAACGACGCGGATTTTGGCGGCCTGATCGGCAGCCTGCAGCGTACCTTGCCGCTGCGCCGGCCGAGCGAGATTTCTGAGCCGATGCTGAAGCGCTTGGTCGAGACGACCGGCGGCATCACCGCCGGGATCTTCTCGCTGATGGGCATGCTCGCCGCTGCCGCGATCGAAAGCGGCGAAGAGCGGATCGTCGCCCATGATGTCGCCGACAAGCGCAACATTCTTGCACTGCTGGGAGAACCGGTGTGATCACCGCGCCGACATTGACGCGGTTGCCGGTCGTGCCGAGGCCGGAAAAGGACGAACGGTTGTCCTCGTGGATGCATCGGCTGGCGCGTCTCTACGCCATGCCGATCGACGCGTTTTTGGAGCACTGCGGCTTGAGCGGCCGCAGGATCGGCGAGCTGGAATGGCGGCTTGGGGCAGGGGAGGGGGCTTTGCTGGCCCGCCGCACCGGCATCAGTCTGGATGCCTTGCGGGCACTGACCTTTGCCGGGATCGGACCGCATGCACGGCTGATGATCGCGACCAGCAATCGCTATGTCTGCCCGCACTGTCGTGCGGGCGTTAACCGAAAGACGGCCGCGCTCCCCTGGAATTTGTGGTGCGGCGAGCATCAAATGCGGTTTCGCTTCAAGGGAGGCGGAAGTCTGCAGACCCTGATGTCAAAACCGCAATTGATGGCTCTCGACCGCTACGCGCGCGCCAGTGCGCTGCGGATGGCGGACTGGACACGGGGGAGGGATGAGGGAGCCCCGTCAATCGAGGCGCTGCTGGATTTCCTGACGACGCGGCATCGCAAACCTTCGCCGCCGTCGCTCGATGAACAGCCCGTTCTTTCGCTGGAGGCACGTCGGGCCAATCACGCGTTTCTGACGCGTCCGATCGCGCGCCAGGCGCTTCTGGTCATCGTGCCGGAGTATGATCGCGTTGCACCCATCCTGGCCAAGCCGGTTCCGCGTGGCCTGTTCGCGCTGGCGCACGGCTCTCTCCTGCAGAACTATGCGCTTGCCGTCGGCTTGGGGCGACTGTCCGCCGATCCGGCTGGTTACGCGGCAGCGGTGTTGCTGGCGAGCGACCCGGAAGGCGAGGAACGGTTGCGCGAAACATTGCGGGCGTGGCCGCTGAAGTTGCGCCGGCGTATCTACGGACGGTTCAGGCGGCTTCGCGACGCTCAGAATGACGCGCATCGCGACCCTTTTGCCGGAAAGAGGCGGCCAGTCTCACAATTCCGATTCACCCAGTCTCATAATCATGCTCGGGGAATCTCATAATCATGCGCGAGAGTCCCGCCCAGGCCCTTGAGTCTCATCAATTCTGCTCATCCGACAATTCTGCTCGACATTAGAGGCCATTTCGGCAGCAGATCACTTTATGAACGATAATGCAAGATTATCAGTCATTATGGCCGCACGACAGGCGGTGCGTTTTGATGGCGTTCATATAGTCAAAAGCGCACGCACGATTTACAATATCCACCATGATTCGAACCGACTCATCGCTTGCCGCTTCGCCGCCGCCGCCGCGCGTTCCGTCTTGGGCGTTGCCGGGCGGGACCGTCGACCACGAAACCGACGCCGCTTTCTTTGCCGGTGCCGCCTTGACGTCGCTCGACACTCTGGTGCGTTCCGAACCGCCCTGGGCCGGCGCCTGGCGCCAGCGGCTGGCGCTGAAATGCGCCGCCGCCGCCGTGCGCCTCGCCGGTCGGAGCGAAGATGAGAGTGCGCTCCGTGACGCCTGGTATCTGCGCCCTGCCGCCGGTGATCCCGGTCCCGCCGGCACCATTTTGGCCGCGTGGCGGCAGCTCGCGGCCCGGTCGCCGGTGATCGACACTGCGCGGCTGGCCGAAGTGGTCATGCTGCTCGGTCTGCGCTGGGACGACGGCTTTGCCGATCTCCCGGGGGCGATTAACGACCTGGTCCGCTCCGGCCGCCCGGCGCCGTTTGTCGCCGCGGCGATCGCCAGCCAGATTGTTGCCCTGTCGCCTGGCGCAGAATTGCTGGCCTGGTGGTGCGCCGATCTGGTGCTGGCGCAAAAACTGCGCTGGCCACGGCCGGTGCCGCTGCTGATGGCGCAGGCTTTTGGCCCCGCCTTTCGTACTCAAGGAGCGCGCGCGGCAGGAACACGCATCCGACCGGGAGGGGAAGGATTTGAAGGGGCGGTGTGCCTGGCGCTGGTCCAGGGCTCAGCCGAGGCTTGTGGATTGGCTGGTGAGCTGTCGCGGCGCGCCGAGCGGCTTGCGGCAGTGATGCCAAAACTGCGCGCCAAAGGGGCTGGTGACGCGATCAAAAAGCTGCTCGATGACGATGCCGTGCCCGGCTCGCTGACCACCAAAACCCTGTCGCGGTTCGGGGCGCGCCGGCTGTTCGAGCGGCTACAAACATTCGAGGCGGTGCGAGAGCTGTCGGGTCGTTCCTCCTTCCGGCTGTATGGGCTGTAGCTATGGTCGGATTCGCCGGGCGCAAAGGGCAAAACGAGCAGCTCGGGCTGTTCGACCGCGAGCTCGAGCACCTGCCGCCGGAACTGCGTTGGCGTGAATGGATGGGGCGGGTCGAGGCGGTAATCTTTGCCGCCAGCACGCCGGTCACACGTAGTGTGCTCGCGCGAGTGGTTGGCAAAAGCTGCAACATCGAGCTGATCATCGACGACATTCGCGCCGAGCTCGCCGGGCGGCCCTACGAGCTGGTGTCGGTCGCTGGCGGCTGGCAGCATCGGACCAAAAAGGTTTTTGGCGACGCCATCCAGGCCGCCGTCGGCCAGCAAGGCCGCGAGGGCGAAAAAGAGCTGACTCAATCGGAAGCGCTGGTGCTGATGGGCATTGCCTACTTCCAGCCGATCACCCGCGGCGAGCTATCGTCGTTCTTTGGCAAGGAGGTATCGCGCGATCTGATCGGGGTTCTGCGCTCGCAGGATCTTATCGCGTCGGGACCGCGCTCGCCGCAGCCTGGTGCGCCCTATACTTATGTGACCACCAAGGCGTTCCTCTCCCACTTCGGCTTCGACACGCTACGCGACCTGCCGGATTTCGAGGCACTCGAGGATGCCGGGCTGCTGTCGAAAGAGAGGCTGTTGGCCGGCGACATTCCGGCCGGGCTGGCTGGCGGGGAGGGCGACCATGAAGACAATGGAGTAAAAGTCGACGGCTGAAGAATCGTGCGAACATCGACAAGGGAAAAAACACGATTGCGCGATACAAATCGCGGTTGAAAAGTTAACGTCGCATGCGCGTTGCCGTGTGAATGGAGACCCGAGAAGAGCTTATGACTACTGCCCGCCATATCGTGACGCTGCTTAAGAGCCACATTGCCGGCGATGAGGATCGTTTCCTCGCCACCGCGATGCAGCTTGCTGCGCATGAGGCGCGTCAGGGCCATGGCAAGCTTGCTCAGGACCTCAAGAACCTGATCGATGCGGCCAAGAGCAGGGACACCGGGATTGCGAAAAGCGCCCGCCCGGTTCCCCTTGTTCAGCCGAAGGGCGAACTCGCAGGGCTCCTGCATGCGCGCTATCCTGACCTGCGGCTGACCGACATGATTCTGCCGGATAGCCTGCGCGCTCGCCTGCAGCGCGTGCTGGGCGAGCAGCGCCAACAAGCCAGCTTGCGCGAGCAAACTTCTTCTGGTCGGTCCGCCCGGATCCGGCAAGACCATGACCGCCTCGGCATTGGCCGGCGAGCTTCATCTGCCCCTCTTCACGATTGTCCTCGATGGATTGATCACCAAGTTCATGGGTGAGACGGCGGGCAAGCTGCGGCTTGTATTTGACGCAATGCAGTCGACCCGCGGCGTCTACTTCTTTGACGAGTTCGATGCCATTGGAGCGCGTCGCGGGGAACGTCAGGATGTAGGCGAGATCCGGCGCGTGCTCAACTCGTTCTTGCAATTTCTCGAGCAAGACGACAGCCAAAGCCTGATCATCGCGGCAACGAACCATCCCGAGCTGCTCGACAGGGCCTTGTTCCGCCGTTTCGACGACGTCATAGAATACGCCGTCCCCGATCAGCCACTCATCGAGGCGCTGCTTCGGGCTCGACTTGATCGCTTCGACACCAGGGGGCTTGCCTGGAACAAGGCGATTTCTCAGGCCGAGAGATTGTCGCAGGCGGAGATTATCCGCGCGGCGGACGACGCAGCAAAAACCATCATATTGCGGGGCGGGAAGCGGATCACATCGGAGGCGCTGTTAGACGCGCTGACGGAACGCCGGCAGGCCTCGCTGTCTGATTAGCGACAGCACAGGTTATAATGGCAGACGACTTTCCGCGCGACCGTCCCCACATCCACCTCCTTAATAACGGCATCCGTGAAGCGTATCGGCGGCCAAACCAGCGCATCGAGCCATCGCCGCTGCCGGCGCGCGATCGCGCAGCGCACGCCGCCGCCTTGATGCAATCGATCGAACAGGCCGTCGAAAGTGCGCGGCAGCAGATTGCGGCGCGAAACGCACAGCTGTCGGTGGGCACCCCCGGCTTCTACCTCGAGATCGATCTGCCAGCATCGGAGCGAGTGGGTCTCGATCAATTGGCCGATCGTCGGCAGCACATGGAACTCGTCGCCGTGCAAGAGCCGGCTCAGCCCGGCGCTCCAATCACAGCGTCGGTGTTCGTGCCGCAACGTGCGGAAGCCTACTATCTGAGGAAGGTCGAGGCGTATCGCGACGTCGACACTGATCGGGGCAGGCCGAGGAACGAACCGCTTATCTCGCGTATAGAAACCGTGCGCCTTGCGACTGCAAGGTCTTTGTTCACCGACGCCGCCGACCTCTTTCCTCAAGTCGCCGATGAACGGGTGTGGTGGGAGGTTTGGCTGCGCGAGGGTAGCCGCGAGAACTTCGAGCGCATTGCCCAGGCCCTGAACATCACGATACGCGCGCATGCGGTGAGGTTCCCGGAGCGGGTGGTCACCCGCCAGAGCCAGGGCGACTTCCGGCATGAACTTCTTCGAATGGCATGCTCCGGTGCCGCTGGCCCACGGGCGTCTTCACCCGCGCCCTGAAGTTCCTGACCAACATCCAGCAGGGCAAGCCGGCACGGCGCCTGAACTGGACCATGACGATCAATCCGCGGCTCGATACCAGTCCGGAAAACTTCCACAAATGGGGCGGCGACCGGCTGACGGTGACGCCCGAGAATGTCGGCGAGAAGGTGCATCTGCGCGTCGAGTTGCAGAGCTTCTGGCGGCTGCCGCGCTCCAATGCGCTGGTCTTCCCGATCCGCTGCTACCTGCTCAAGATGGACGAGTTGGTGACGGTGCCGAAATGGGCCCGCCGCTTCCATCGCGTGCTGCGCGACCTGCCGGTGGAGCTCGACGAATACAAGGGCCTGACCCGCTATATGACGGCGCACCGACCTCCCCCGGCTTCAGCCCGGACTGAAAAAGCAAAACCGTGACGCTCCCGGCATGAGCCGGGACCGCTTCAGCCAGGTCGCCATGCGGGTGCGCGGCGATTGCGTAGCTTCCCGGACTACCGGGCTCATCGACGAAGCGCGCGGTTTGCCCGCGCCGCATAAAGATCCGTTATTCGAACATTAGGTGAATAAATTTTCGTAATGTCGTCGCCGGAGGTAGTCTGTGCTGCATCAGATCTCGTTCTCAAGGAGGAGCAGCCCGATGACCGACGACATGTTGCACGTGATGAAGTGGCACAATGGCGAGAAGGACTTTTCGCCGTTCTCCGATGCCGAAATGGCCCGCCGCCAGAACGACGTACGCGGCTGGATGGCGAAGAACAACGTCGATGCAGCGCTCTTCACCTCCTACCACTGCATCAACTATTATTCCGGATGGCTTTACTGCTACTTCGGCCGTAAGTACGGCATGGTCATTGACCACTACAACGCCACGACCATTTCGGCCGGCATCGATGGCGGCCAGCCATGGCGCCGCAGCTTCGGCGACAACATCACCTACACCGACTGGCGCCGTGACAATTTCTACAGCGCCGTCCGTCAGCTGACCCCGGGCGCCAAGCGCGTCGGCATCGAATTCGATCACGTTTCGCTCGACTTCCGCCGCCAGCTCGAAGAGGCGCTGCCGGGCGTCGAGTTCGTCGACATCGCGCAGCCGTCGATGTGGATGCGCTCGATCAAGTCGCTGGAAGAGCAGAAGCTGATCCGCGAGGGCGCTCGCGTCTGCGACGTCGGCGGCGCGGCCTGTGCAGCGGCAATCAAGGCGGGGGTTCCCGAGCATGAGGTGGCGATCGCCACCACCAATGCGATGGTTCGCGAAATCGCCAACTCGTTCCCGTTTGTCGAACTGATGGACACCTGGACCTGGTTCCAGTCGGGCATCAACACCGACGGCGCCCACAACCCGGTGACCAACCGCAAGGTTCAGTCCGGCGATATCCTGTCGCTCAACACCTTCCCGATGATCTTCGGCTATTACACCGCGCTTGAGCGGACGTTGTTCTGCGACCATGTCGACAATGCAAGTCTCGACATCTGGGAGAAGAACGTCGCGGTTCACCGTCGCGGCCTCGAACTGATCAAGCCGGGCGCGCGCTGCAAGGACATCGCCATCGAGCTCAACGAAATGTACCGCGAATGGGACCTGCTCAAGTACCGTTCGTTCGGCTACGGCCACTCGTTCGGCGTGCTCTGCCATTATTATGGCCGCGAGGCCGGCGTGGAACTGCGCGAGGACATCGAGACGGTTCTGGAGCCTGGCATGGTCGTGTCGATGGAGCCGATGGTCATGCTTCCCGAGGGCATGCCGGGTGCCGGCGGCTACCGCGAGCACGACATCCTGATCGTCAACGAAGACGGCGCCGAAAATATCACCGGCTTCCCCTTCGGTCCCGAGCACAACATCATCCGGAACTGAGGACGGTGTTCTACATCCCCCACGATTGCCCCCGGGAAGCGGTGGACCGGCATTGCCGGTCTGCCGCGACCGCCTTGCATCCGGCAGCGCTGCTGGCCAGGGATATCGCCCGCTGGGTGAAGCGTCTGGGCGCGGGCACGACTGCCGATGCCGGCGACAAGGCGCCGATATCCGACGCGCCTTGCGAGCGCCATCGGTTGACCCCGCCGCGCCGCCCTTTTTGATCTCGTGCCTGGCGACGAAAAAGCCGCGGTCGATGCCGCGGCTTTCTTGTGCCGGGAGGTGGAAAGTTCAGCGCGGGAATTCCTTCTCCAGCGCCTGAACGATGCCGTCGGCGCAGACCTGCAGGAGGAGTTCGCCTTTTTCCGCCGTCGCATCCTTGGGCGATGACAGCGTGCCGCTGGCGGGCGTCCATTCCGGTTTCGGCGGATAAACGTCGTAGGGCGGGAAGGTCGCCGGGGCATGGTCAACCGCACGCTCAAGGCTGACCTGATGGGGGTAGAGCGCCAGCATCAGGGAGGTTTCGAAGACCCCGCCATGTTCCAGGTCCCAACCGGCGAAACCATCGGGATAGAGCCGGCCGATCGTCGCCTTGTCGACGAAGTCCCAATAAGACAGGACGACGATCTTCATGTCCTCGATACCAGCCCATTTGAGTTCACGCAGCGCAAGGTCGATGCCCTCGATGATGAACCACGAGTTCTCGAAATGACCGTTGACCAGGCAGATGCGGCGAACGCCATGGCGCGCGAATTCCCTGATGACATCGCGAAGCGCCGCCACCAGGGTTGCGCCGTCAAGGCTGGTGGTGCCCGGCAGGTGATTGCCGCCGCCGGACTTCTGATGCGACTTGTAGCCGTAGGTGAAAGGCGGCGCGACCAGCGCGTCGATGCGGCCGGCGACGCGCCGGGCGAACTCGACCGGCAAGAGCACGTCGACATTCATCGGCATGTGATGGCCGTGCTGCTCCATCGAGCCGATCGGCAACAGGATCGGAACAGACCCATCGCGAACACGGGCATCATAGTCCGGCCAGGAAAGCTCGGCGGCAAAGACTGATTGTTGAGGCATGGTCATCTCCCATTTTGGCTCATGGGGCAAAGATTTGAGCCCAACCTTGTGATATGAGAAATTTATAATCTTCATCCTCGCATGAGGAAACGAAATCCATGCGCAACATCGTAAACTTTCAGACCGACCTGCTCCGCACCTTCGTCTCGGTCATCGATCTCGGCGCCTACACCAAGGCCGGCGACATGCTGGGGCGCACCCAGCCGGCGATCTCGCTGCAGATGCGCCGGCTCGAGGAACTGGTCGGCGCACCGCTCATCAAGCAGACGGGCCGTTCGCTGACGCTCACCGGTGAAGGTGAGATGCTGCTGAGCTACGCGCGCGAAATCCTGCGTCTCAACGACGAGGCGGCGTCCTATTTCAATCGCGCCAAGATATCAGGCGTCCTGCGCGTCGGCCTGCCCAACGATTATGCCGTGGCGTTCCTGCAAGGGGTGATTACTGAATACACGCGTCAGCATGCTGAAATCTCGCTCGAGATCTATTGCGGCTGGAGCGCCGATATCCTCG comes from Hoeflea sp. 108 and encodes:
- a CDS encoding MarR family transcriptional regulator, with product MSVSELVAHTGYWMRMVSNAVSHEFARKIATKDVTVAEWAFLRTLYDVDAMAPSDLSANMGMTRGAISKLSDRLLAKKLIGRTESTEDKRTHTLSLTEEGRGMVPMLAALADKNDTEFFGVLTEEDQQTLDRILKVLAERSKLDSTPVD
- a CDS encoding site-specific integrase; this translates as MARMSAATASHKGAPDDLPDIVDLLMEMGRVRVPEDAAADETGPASPPPLPVVAGGEQPHVPGHLEHLADRARSYIEAASSTNTRRAYASDWKHFASWCRRQGVETLPADPQTVGLYITACASGTVTGDKKPNSVSTIERRLSSLSWNYSQRGLTLDRKDRHVATVMAGIRNKHAAPPRQKEAVLPEDLIAMLETLDRGTLRGLRDRAMLLLGFAGGLRRSEVVGLDVGRDQTEDSSGWVEMLDKGILLTLRGKTGWREVEVGRGSSDATCPVVALQTWLKFARIPHGPLFRRVTGQGKAVGSERLNDQEVARLVKRTALAAGVRGDLPEGQRGKLFAGHSLRSGLASSAEVDERYVQKQLGHASAEMTRKYQRRRDRFRVNLTKASGL
- a CDS encoding DNA-binding transcriptional regulator — protein: MATKPRFKSDAFEAIHSSANAMYKVGTIDKATMRSFDESCLTTPNLEPDEIKTLRESHHVSQPVFARYLNTSESTVQKWETGAKRPSGMALKLLAIVRKHGLQILQ
- a CDS encoding Mu transposase C-terminal domain-containing protein, giving the protein MDHDDADPERWAEARRRAEILSKMPSRPGDVDVGDAMAALGISRATLFRWLKQFRKDDRTSALLPRRRGPDAGMQPLEPTVLAIVEKHFQKLYATRRKPTRTRFQREVAADCRMAGLQPPSIRRLGRWLAMHDQADLLRRREGAKRSEPVFLATPGGLEATAPLHIVQIDHTKVDVTVVDPVTRLPIGRPTLTLAIDVNTRMVMGYYLSLEAPSLTVVALCLTHTVMDKTGWLASRGIAADWAAHGIPRTIHVDNGAEFHARAFERACAEHRIDLTYRPPGTPRFGGHIERLIGTMMGAVHLIPGSHFSNIRERGDLNPEAEAVMTLRELETYLALEIVGSYHARIHKTLDLPPATAWRTRIVEDTVRMPSDPRQFLIDFLPFEERTLQRDGLHLFHIRYWSDELRWLMGPNPRRLPIKYDPRDLSCVFVATGEAYLDVRPADRTRPAIALWEHQAARRALRAEGRKALDEDLIFSTILAQRALVDEATRTTKAMRRDLARREHLTATMIDITPEIAPIGDDRPLQLPYFAVEEWDD
- a CDS encoding TniB family NTP-binding protein, which produces MTEDFEHLFPASRQVAALSAEERIRRIRADRWINYPRAEQALQKLEELIVFPQRARMPNLLIVGASGMGKTMIVEKFSRDHPSSFDAVTGCMHMPVIVVQMVSGPDEARFYKRLLAAIGAPEPPRATLSVLENLTLRLLSEIRPGLLVIDEVHSLQAGSVREQTRFLNMLRFLGNELRISLVCVGTQQARNALRTDDQLVRRFEAFALPPWQNDADFGGLIGSLQRTLPLRRPSEISEPMLKRLVETTGGITAGIFSLMGMLAAAAIESGEERIVAHDVADKRNILALLGEPV
- a CDS encoding TniQ family protein, with product MITAPTLTRLPVVPRPEKDERLSSWMHRLARLYAMPIDAFLEHCGLSGRRIGELEWRLGAGEGALLARRTGISLDALRALTFAGIGPHARLMIATSNRYVCPHCRAGVNRKTAALPWNLWCGEHQMRFRFKGGGSLQTLMSKPQLMALDRYARASALRMADWTRGRDEGAPSIEALLDFLTTRHRKPSPPSLDEQPVLSLEARRANHAFLTRPIARQALLVIVPEYDRVAPILAKPVPRGLFALAHGSLLQNYALAVGLGRLSADPAGYAAAVLLASDPEGEERLRETLRAWPLKLRRRIYGRFRRLRDAQNDAHRDPFAGKRRPVSQFRFTQSHNHARGIS